A genomic stretch from Desulfotignum balticum DSM 7044 includes:
- a CDS encoding PAS domain-containing sensor histidine kinase encodes MKNDTLRPQDLFWRVRIFDALSFPSVIIDLEKSVVGANKKFYDTYKLTPEDILGKKCYHSFLYKNTPCKSRDCPISRVIENKEAHSYTLKRQYKWEERVFSPIFDDHQEVAYVLSSIRDITRTKSLESQLIGVKEFITRVIYSSASAIVAADRSGRIELMNSVAKELFGAYNGGEGTITHTEQLYPPGKAKEIMRMLRDEKIGGRGKLIIPKTTIVNAKGEEVEVEMSAAIIYDENGNESATMAIYNDLKDKIKVEKELKKTQKQLAQSEKMASLGQLAAGVAHEINNPLTGVLFYASLLLERPDLDDDAKADLTYIVEDANRCKNIVKSLLVYSRSTDSNKRIVHINEIVDQSLKLVRDQKKFRNIQVRRFLDDEMMLIHADVSKLNQVIINLIINAADAMKGSGKISLSTYRDKPNKKVFLEVKDTGEGIPRENLSKIFDPFFTTKEVGKSTGLGLSIVYGIIEEHGGRISVKETGTKGTTFIIEFPMYVPSEDGPHFCDPPGSA; translated from the coding sequence ATGAAAAATGATACATTGCGTCCCCAGGATTTGTTCTGGCGGGTCCGGATTTTTGATGCCCTGTCTTTTCCCTCGGTGATCATTGATCTTGAAAAGAGTGTGGTCGGTGCCAACAAGAAATTTTATGACACCTATAAGCTTACACCTGAAGATATTTTGGGCAAAAAATGTTACCATTCTTTTTTGTATAAAAACACACCGTGCAAATCCCGGGATTGTCCCATATCCCGGGTCATAGAAAACAAAGAAGCCCATTCCTATACCCTGAAACGCCAATACAAATGGGAAGAGCGGGTATTTTCCCCGATTTTCGACGATCACCAGGAAGTGGCGTATGTGCTTTCCAGTATCCGGGACATTACAAGGACCAAATCCCTTGAAAGCCAGTTGATCGGTGTGAAAGAATTTATCACCCGGGTCATTTATTCATCTGCCAGTGCAATTGTAGCGGCAGACCGGTCCGGCCGGATTGAATTGATGAATTCCGTGGCCAAAGAACTGTTCGGTGCCTACAACGGTGGGGAGGGAACCATCACGCATACGGAACAGCTGTATCCGCCGGGCAAGGCCAAGGAAATCATGCGGATGCTCAGGGATGAAAAAATCGGGGGCAGGGGCAAACTGATCATTCCAAAAACCACCATTGTCAATGCCAAGGGAGAAGAAGTGGAAGTGGAGATGTCGGCTGCCATCATCTATGACGAGAACGGCAACGAATCTGCCACCATGGCCATCTACAACGATCTTAAAGACAAGATCAAGGTGGAAAAAGAGCTGAAAAAAACCCAGAAACAGCTGGCCCAGTCTGAAAAAATGGCCTCTCTGGGTCAGCTGGCTGCCGGTGTGGCCCATGAGATCAACAACCCGCTTACCGGGGTTTTGTTTTATGCCAGCCTGCTGCTGGAACGACCGGACTTAGATGACGATGCCAAAGCCGATCTCACATATATCGTGGAAGATGCCAACCGGTGCAAAAATATCGTGAAAAGCCTGCTGGTCTATAGCCGGAGTACCGATTCCAACAAGCGAATCGTGCATATCAATGAAATTGTGGATCAAAGCCTTAAACTGGTTCGTGATCAGAAAAAATTCCGCAACATTCAGGTCCGGCGGTTTCTGGACGATGAGATGATGCTCATTCATGCGGATGTCAGTAAGCTCAATCAAGTGATCATCAATCTGATCATCAACGCGGCGGACGCCATGAAAGGCAGCGGCAAAATTTCTTTGTCCACATACCGGGACAAGCCCAACAAAAAAGTGTTTCTGGAGGTGAAAGATACCGGTGAGGGGATACCCAGAGAAAACCTGTCCAAAATTTTTGATCCGTTTTTCACCACCAAGGAAGTCGGAAAAAGCACGGGGTTGGGACTGAGCATTGTCTATGGTATCATTGAAGAGCACGGGGGACGGATTTCAGTCAAGGAAACCGGTACCAAAGGCACCACATTTATCATTGAATTCCCCATGTATGTGCCCAGTGAAGACGGCCCCCATTTTTGTGATCCCCCGGGATCTGCATGA
- a CDS encoding ATP-binding response regulator, which produces MSDSDTEAVEKKQMANAAQETVTDAFSFRPKVLVVDDEERIQKACHRLLTQEGCEVALADNGIKGLKMIEDAHFDIVLLDLMMPGMSGMDVLTGIKARHPDTVIIVITGYATLEHSIETMKKGAFDFLSKPFSPQELRVVISKAIEFIRTLQDIASEKTRMRVMVNTLKEGVLTTDHQKSIVLANPAFLNMIGSKNRSCIGRHVNDIVSHPRILEMIDQALAQTSGHFSEITDELNLIPEDSKEEKIIGIRCFPFRDRLDRNLGAVTVFHDITTLKKMDQLKSDFVSMVAHEIKSPLNSILMQMKVILDGLAGDLTEKQTEILERSTDKITSLAQLASELLDLSKIESGLINQERETLDLGQLIKDQVQFFRDQADGKSLRLTQKPGPDGLSVIANRTNIEEVVSNLISNAIRYTPSNGKIDVWCDQSDDCVNIHVADTGLGISEEDKTHIFDRFYRVKNEQTRFINGTGLGLAIVKSIVESHHGTIHVESEPNQGSHFTICLPKPEYDL; this is translated from the coding sequence ATGTCAGATTCAGATACGGAAGCGGTAGAGAAAAAACAGATGGCGAACGCAGCACAGGAAACAGTGACGGATGCGTTTTCGTTTCGACCAAAAGTTCTGGTGGTGGACGATGAAGAGCGAATCCAGAAGGCCTGCCACCGGCTGCTGACCCAGGAAGGGTGTGAGGTGGCCCTGGCGGATAACGGTATCAAAGGGCTGAAAATGATCGAGGATGCCCATTTTGATATCGTGCTGCTGGACCTGATGATGCCGGGCATGTCCGGCATGGACGTGCTGACCGGTATCAAGGCCCGCCATCCGGACACAGTTATCATTGTAATTACCGGATATGCCACCCTGGAGCATTCCATTGAAACCATGAAAAAAGGGGCGTTTGATTTTCTGTCCAAACCGTTTTCCCCCCAGGAACTGCGGGTGGTTATTTCCAAGGCCATTGAATTCATCCGAACCCTTCAGGACATTGCCAGCGAAAAAACACGGATGCGTGTCATGGTCAATACCTTAAAAGAAGGGGTGCTGACCACGGATCATCAAAAAAGTATTGTTCTGGCGAATCCGGCATTTTTGAACATGATCGGATCCAAAAATCGATCTTGCATCGGCCGGCATGTCAACGACATTGTCTCGCATCCCCGGATTCTGGAAATGATTGATCAGGCCCTTGCCCAGACATCCGGACATTTTTCGGAAATTACAGACGAGTTGAACCTGATCCCGGAAGACAGCAAAGAAGAAAAAATCATTGGCATCCGCTGTTTTCCTTTCCGGGACCGGCTTGACCGGAACCTGGGGGCGGTCACAGTGTTCCATGACATCACCACGCTGAAAAAAATGGATCAGCTCAAATCCGATTTTGTTTCCATGGTGGCCCATGAAATCAAAAGTCCGTTGAACTCTATTCTCATGCAGATGAAAGTAATTCTGGATGGTCTGGCCGGAGATCTGACGGAAAAACAGACTGAAATACTGGAACGCAGTACTGACAAGATCACGTCTCTGGCTCAGCTGGCATCGGAACTTTTGGACCTGTCCAAAATAGAGTCCGGGCTTATCAACCAGGAAAGAGAAACCCTTGATCTGGGACAATTGATCAAGGATCAGGTTCAGTTCTTTCGGGATCAGGCGGATGGCAAATCTTTAAGACTGACCCAGAAACCCGGCCCGGACGGGCTGTCGGTCATAGCCAATCGCACCAATATTGAAGAAGTGGTGTCCAATTTGATTTCCAATGCCATCCGGTATACACCATCCAACGGAAAAATCGATGTGTGGTGTGATCAAAGTGATGATTGTGTCAATATTCACGTGGCGGATACCGGCCTGGGAATTTCCGAAGAAGACAAAACACATATTTTTGACCGGTTTTACCGGGTGAAAAACGAGCAGACCCGGTTCATCAACGGCACCGGCTTAGGCCTGGCCATTGTCAAAAGTATTGTGGAATCCCACCATGGCACCATCCACGTGGAATCCGAACCCAACCAGGGCAGTCACTTCACCATTTGCCTGCCGAAACCGGAGTATGACCTATGA
- a CDS encoding isochorismatase family protein — protein MKQNRDMFSIDKTVALLVDVQGKLARMMCDNETLFDSLEIFIKGMKILGIPILWMEQIPSKLGPTVDEIQQLMAEESPIAKDSFSCCNEPVFMEKFEALSRSQVLVAGIETHICVFQTIRDLVVKGCDVQVVSDCVSSRTQENKAVGLQRIVQAGAQITSVEMIFFELLQRAKGDHFRQIISLIK, from the coding sequence ATGAAACAAAACCGCGATATGTTTTCCATTGACAAGACCGTTGCTTTATTGGTGGACGTCCAGGGGAAACTGGCCCGGATGATGTGCGACAATGAAACATTATTTGATTCTCTGGAAATTTTTATCAAGGGAATGAAAATTTTAGGAATACCCATTCTCTGGATGGAACAGATTCCTTCGAAACTCGGACCCACAGTGGATGAAATCCAGCAGTTGATGGCTGAAGAGTCGCCCATTGCAAAGGACAGTTTTTCCTGTTGTAACGAGCCGGTTTTTATGGAGAAATTTGAGGCATTGTCCCGGAGCCAGGTGCTGGTCGCCGGCATTGAAACCCATATCTGTGTATTCCAGACAATACGGGATCTGGTTGTCAAAGGGTGTGACGTGCAGGTGGTATCGGACTGCGTGTCCTCCAGAACTCAGGAAAACAAAGCCGTGGGCCTGCAGCGGATTGTTCAGGCCGGTGCACAGATTACCTCGGTGGAAATGATATTTTTTGAATTACTGCAACGGGCCAAAGGAGACCATTTCAGGCAGATCATTTCTCTGATCAAATAA
- the hisB gene encoding imidazoleglycerol-phosphate dehydratase HisB produces the protein MVRDAGVSRQTRETKIEIHLNLDGSGRADISSGIPFFDHMLTAFCVHGRFDLKLMATGDLDVDLHHTVEDVGLVLGQALSDALGDKTGIQRFGDSCVPMDEALSRVTIDLSNRPYLVYHFPDNLKSGTAFDAHLAKEFFQSFCVKGGLNLHINADYGVNEHHVLESIFKAMGRALHQATWKTDSAGRPLSSKGML, from the coding sequence ATGGTGCGGGACGCAGGCGTTTCAAGACAGACCCGGGAGACAAAAATTGAAATCCACCTGAATCTGGACGGGTCCGGTCGGGCAGATATTTCATCGGGTATCCCTTTTTTCGATCACATGCTGACCGCATTTTGCGTGCACGGCCGGTTTGACCTGAAACTGATGGCCACCGGGGATCTGGACGTGGACCTGCACCACACCGTGGAAGATGTCGGACTGGTGCTGGGTCAGGCCCTGTCTGATGCGCTGGGAGACAAAACTGGCATTCAGCGGTTCGGTGACAGTTGTGTGCCCATGGATGAAGCCCTTTCCCGGGTGACCATCGATCTGTCTAACCGGCCGTATCTGGTCTACCATTTTCCTGATAACCTGAAATCAGGTACCGCGTTTGATGCGCATCTGGCCAAAGAGTTTTTCCAGTCATTCTGTGTCAAAGGCGGGTTAAATCTGCATATCAACGCGGATTACGGGGTGAATGAACATCATGTGCTGGAATCCATATTCAAGGCCATGGGCCGGGCGCTTCACCAGGCCACCTGGAAGACCGATTCCGCCGGCCGCCCCCTTTCCAGCAAAGGGATGCTTTAA
- the hisA gene encoding 1-(5-phosphoribosyl)-5-[(5-phosphoribosylamino)methylideneamino]imidazole-4-carboxamide isomerase: protein MLIIPAVDIKQGKCVRLRQGRMEDATEYAADPAVMAVKWESLGAQWIHVVDLDGAFAKSAVNFDSITSILDQVTVPIQVGGGIRDISTIEKYLKAGVSRVIIGSEAVYRPEFVREACKRFPGKIVVGIDARNGMVAVEGWSRTSETRAVDLAKSFESSGVTAINFTDIHRDGMQTGPNIQETAALARAISIPVIASGGVATLEDIENICEIARFGVTGVITGRALYEGSLDLKEAIRISAAA from the coding sequence ATGCTCATCATACCCGCAGTTGATATTAAACAGGGAAAATGTGTCCGCCTGCGCCAGGGACGTATGGAAGACGCGACTGAATATGCAGCCGATCCGGCGGTCATGGCTGTGAAATGGGAATCTTTAGGTGCTCAATGGATTCATGTGGTGGACCTGGACGGTGCGTTTGCCAAATCCGCCGTGAATTTTGACAGTATCACTTCCATTCTGGATCAGGTCACGGTCCCCATTCAGGTGGGCGGAGGCATCCGGGACATTTCAACCATTGAAAAATATCTTAAAGCCGGGGTTTCCAGAGTCATCATCGGCAGTGAGGCCGTGTACCGGCCGGAATTTGTCAGGGAGGCCTGCAAGCGGTTCCCCGGAAAAATCGTGGTGGGGATTGATGCCAGAAACGGGATGGTGGCGGTGGAAGGCTGGAGCCGGACCTCTGAAACCCGGGCCGTGGATCTGGCCAAATCATTTGAATCATCAGGGGTGACTGCCATCAATTTTACCGATATCCACAGAGACGGCATGCAGACCGGACCCAATATCCAGGAAACAGCGGCTTTGGCCCGGGCAATTTCCATCCCGGTGATCGCATCCGGGGGCGTGGCCACCCTGGAAGACATTGAAAACATCTGTGAGATCGCCCGGTTCGGAGTCACCGGTGTCATTACAGGACGAGCACTTTACGAGGGCAGCCTGGATCTGAAAGAAGCCATACGGATTTCAGCCGCTGCTTAA